ATGGCGCTTTGCTTTCCGTGATGGGCACGCGTTGGCACCTGATCACTATGGTCCGCCATCGCCCTTGATTTTACGCAAACGCAGGGCGGCAAAGCCCGATCAAGGAAAGTCCCGGCCGCAAGAGAGGTAGGGCGGTGAGCAGGCAGGGGCCGTTTGCCGCCCTGCGTCATTAGCAAAAAAAATGACAGGTCGGCGCGCATCGGCGCTTTGCAAAGAGGTCTCGTCAAGTATGGAAGCCCGATCCGGTGATGCCGCTTGCGGAAGGTTAATTCACGATGAAAAACTGTGATTCGTTCAGATTACCGGATCAATCACAGGGTGGTGCTATGACGCCGACCGTCTTCAAACGCTTTGAAATGGCTTTTTATCGCGCTTTCAAGCCGAAGGGTCGATGTCGACATGGCGGCGGGAATGCAACATGCTTCGCTGTAAAACGGCCAAATTACCAGATTAGCTCTTGCATATCGCTCAATGAAGCGATTATTTGCCTGTTGGAAAATCACATTTACCGCCCGATAGCGACGTTCAAACGTTGCTATCGCCCAAAGGCGATCTGCTCGGCTCATTGATCGGAGAAGTTTATGGCCTATGTAGTCACTGAAAACTGCATTCGCTGCAAATATACGGATTGCGTTGAAGTCTGTCCCGTGGATTGCTTTTATGCGGGCGAGAATTTCCTCGTCATCAATCCCGATGAATGCATTGATTGCGGCGTTTGTGAGTCCGAATGCCCTGCCGAGGCGATTGTCCCTGATAGTGATGGCAATGCGTCAGCCTGGCTTGAGATCAACACCAAATACGCCGCAGTTTGGCCGAATATGACGCGCAAAATCGCGCCCATGCCGGATGCGGATGAATGGAACAATAAACCGGGTAAGGCCGACATGCTTTCGCCCGAACCGCATAAGGACTGAATTTCTTTTCCGGTCCCTTTTGAAGGCCCGTTGATATCGGCTGTTTCGCAGCCTTGTCAGCGGGCTTTATTTTTGCGTGGCACCTGACGCGCATTGACCCTGAAATTCCGTGCCGGGTTTGCTCTCGCGACAGGGATGCGAGATCCCTTCCGCGCCCTCCTCCCTGGAACGCTCTCTCAATGCGGTGTGACGTTGGCCGCGATAGAAGCGCCAGAGCAAAAAAGCCGACGGCGCGAACCGTCGGCTTTAGCTTTTCACAGCACGTGAACATGCCGCAAATCTCGATAGGTCAACGCGACATCATGTTAACAGCGACGTCGTGCATGATGAAAATCGTCCCACCAATAAAAAAGATCAGACACATGATCGCGAAAAGAAACGAGACCGTGTTCCATGTCTGGCTGGAGCTTCCATTCATGTGGAGGAAAAACACCACATGTACGAAAACCTGAATAGCGGCGAGCGCGGCGATGATCGCCACCGTCGCGACGGGCGATAATTGGTGCATCATGACCGCAGCGAAAGCCGCGACGGTCAGAATGGCAGCAAGGATGAAGCCCACGATGTAAGAGGCAAAAGTGCCGTGAGACTCACCTTCCCCCGTTTGGATATGTACATTGCTCATCAGACTACACTCATCAGATAGACAAAGGTGAACACGCAGATCCAGACA
This DNA window, taken from Acetobacteraceae bacterium, encodes the following:
- the fdxA gene encoding ferredoxin FdxA, encoding MAYVVTENCIRCKYTDCVEVCPVDCFYAGENFLVINPDECIDCGVCESECPAEAIVPDSDGNASAWLEINTKYAAVWPNMTRKIAPMPDADEWNNKPGKADMLSPEPHKD
- the cyoD gene encoding cytochrome o ubiquinol oxidase subunit IV; protein product: MSNVHIQTGEGESHGTFASYIVGFILAAILTVAAFAAVMMHQLSPVATVAIIAALAAIQVFVHVVFFLHMNGSSSQTWNTVSFLFAIMCLIFFIGGTIFIMHDVAVNMMSR